One Porphyromonas pogonae genomic region harbors:
- a CDS encoding chorismate-binding protein, which translates to MSRLLSNFGRQFTLDNMLNSLEEILSGACAYACYKLPYKDSLHIITSENAPVTGNNLSDIDTFEGFVFAPFALTSQNPMLLLKGQEREIRIKDLPDTPLLCDIHNTDEAEEFASYQKDFSIFTQALLTDRYEKLVLARKHTVDVTRGFDVHNLFMTACRKYPEAFVYIFHAPATGTWLGATPEILFEKKADGTCRTVSLAGTVTHDTVSDWSPKNASEQAVVTDYIADTLTSLDIQFKKSQPYNFDTANLRHIKTDFIFTYPPSSPLHRLIQALYPTPAVCGLPKEASKEFILSNESIDRAYYSGFLGPKKNEDIAFYVNLRCMQADNEKKRVNFYAGGGLLKSSTFMDEWSETNNKMNTLVSLMK; encoded by the coding sequence ATGAGCAGACTTTTGTCTAACTTTGGACGTCAGTTTACTTTAGATAATATGCTTAACTCTTTAGAAGAAATCTTGTCAGGAGCATGTGCTTATGCGTGTTACAAACTACCTTACAAGGATTCCCTCCATATCATAACGTCCGAGAATGCACCCGTTACTGGTAACAATTTGTCGGATATCGACACCTTCGAAGGATTTGTATTTGCCCCATTTGCACTCACATCTCAAAATCCAATGCTCCTCCTCAAAGGTCAGGAGCGAGAGATCAGGATCAAAGATTTGCCTGACACTCCTCTCCTCTGCGATATTCACAATACGGATGAAGCTGAAGAGTTTGCTTCTTATCAGAAAGATTTCAGCATATTCACTCAAGCTTTGCTGACAGACCGGTATGAGAAACTGGTACTGGCTCGAAAGCATACGGTGGATGTTACCCGTGGTTTTGATGTCCATAACCTATTCATGACAGCATGTAGGAAGTACCCCGAAGCTTTTGTATATATATTTCACGCCCCTGCCACGGGAACATGGTTGGGCGCCACGCCGGAAATCTTGTTCGAAAAAAAGGCCGACGGCACGTGCCGTACCGTCTCATTGGCCGGAACCGTAACTCATGATACAGTCAGCGACTGGAGTCCCAAAAATGCATCCGAACAAGCCGTGGTAACGGACTATATAGCGGATACACTCACCTCACTGGACATACAGTTCAAGAAATCACAACCGTACAACTTTGACACGGCCAATCTGAGACATATTAAAACGGATTTCATCTTCACTTATCCTCCATCCAGTCCCCTCCATCGCTTAATACAGGCTCTCTACCCCACACCGGCAGTATGCGGATTGCCCAAAGAGGCGTCGAAGGAGTTTATTCTGAGTAATGAATCTATAGACAGAGCATATTACTCAGGATTTTTGGGGCCTAAAAAGAATGAAGATATCGCATTCTATGTGAATCTACGCTGTATGCAAGCGGATAATGAGAAGAAACGTGTGAATTTCTATGCCGGCGGAGGACTCCTGAAATCATCAACTTTTATGGATGAATGGAGCGAAACCAATAATAAAATGAATACCTTAGTGTCATTGATGAAATAA
- a CDS encoding purine nucleoside phosphorylase I, inosine and guanosine-specific: MVMQEQHYHEAASYLASRLPNEVKTAIVLGSGLGNLADSIQDATVIPYNKIPHFANSTAVGHKGNLIVGTLGGVPILAMQGRFHYYEGYSMDQVTFPIRVMKLLGIENLIVSNAAGGINTTFKIGDLMLIKDHINNLPNPLIGPNMNMFGVRFPDMTRAYDKEFFQKAKAVAERLGIPVKEGVYVGLTGPSYETPAEYTFWSRVGGDAIGMSTVPEVIVARHAGIRVFGMSVITNEGYHFADDFVNDAQDVIDAANAASEKMGRIVTELLKEM; encoded by the coding sequence ATGGTAATGCAAGAACAACACTATCATGAAGCCGCTTCTTACTTGGCTTCTCGATTGCCTAATGAAGTAAAAACCGCTATTGTATTAGGAAGCGGACTGGGCAATCTGGCAGATTCGATTCAAGATGCTACTGTGATTCCATACAATAAAATACCTCACTTTGCCAACTCTACAGCTGTGGGACACAAGGGTAATCTCATTGTGGGCACACTGGGTGGAGTACCCATCTTGGCGATGCAGGGGCGTTTCCATTATTATGAGGGCTATTCCATGGATCAGGTGACTTTCCCTATCCGTGTTATGAAGCTTCTCGGTATTGAGAATCTGATCGTATCCAATGCTGCCGGTGGTATCAATACTACATTTAAAATCGGCGATCTCATGCTCATCAAAGACCATATCAACAACTTACCCAACCCACTAATAGGGCCTAACATGAATATGTTTGGCGTAAGATTCCCTGATATGACACGTGCTTATGACAAAGAGTTTTTCCAAAAAGCCAAGGCCGTGGCAGAGCGTCTGGGCATCCCTGTAAAAGAGGGGGTGTATGTAGGACTTACCGGGCCATCGTATGAGACACCTGCAGAATATACATTCTGGAGTAGGGTAGGCGGTGATGCTATAGGTATGAGTACTGTACCTGAAGTGATTGTGGCACGCCATGCCGGTATCAGGGTATTCGGTATGTCGGTGATCACTAATGAGGGGTATCATTTTGCGGATGACTTCGTCAATGATGCTCAAGATGTGATAGACGCAGCCAACGCGGCATCCGAAAAGATGGGGCGTATAGTCACAGAGTTGCTCAAAGAAATGTAG
- a CDS encoding copper resistance protein NlpE N-terminal domain-containing protein, producing the protein MKKFLALSMMAFAMVACNNKQKTAENTADTVEVAENVEVAIPVYVGVFKGEIPATVEAKSYDVTLNLSADNQFVMNMIPKSGKDAGKATETKGTFEVAGDTIKLNDESKTIYVLQGENKLQQLDAEKKPADKFVLDKVIDVKPQ; encoded by the coding sequence ATGAAAAAGTTTTTAGCCCTTTCAATGATGGCTTTCGCCATGGTTGCTTGTAATAACAAACAAAAGACCGCAGAAAACACAGCTGATACAGTTGAGGTAGCAGAAAACGTTGAAGTTGCCATCCCTGTATACGTAGGTGTATTCAAAGGCGAGATCCCTGCAACAGTAGAAGCAAAGTCATATGACGTTACTTTGAATCTTTCGGCTGATAATCAGTTTGTAATGAACATGATCCCTAAATCCGGTAAAGATGCCGGTAAAGCCACTGAAACCAAAGGAACTTTTGAAGTTGCCGGTGATACCATCAAGTTGAATGATGAGAGCAAGACCATCTATGTACTCCAAGGCGAAAACAAACTGCAACAGCTTGATGCTGAAAAGAAACCTGCAGACAAGTTCGTACTTGACAAAGTTATCGATGTAAAGCCTCAATAA
- a CDS encoding amidohydrolase family protein — protein MSILIKGVLHQGRYTDILIEENRIASISPEIKADALQQGVQIIDGKDKAVIPGFHNCHTHAAMTIFRGYGDDLPLMKWLQDYIWPVEAKMSAEDVYWGAKLACLEMIKTGTTAFMDMYMNPLATARAADEMGLRAVVSYTLFDQGSPERARQDRDNCSRYLEEFKKFGQRIKFSIGPHAIYTVCGEQLQFCHQFAQEHNVLIHLHMSETKGEWDECMKLHGTTPIRYLNDLGVLSPNLVIAHAIWVDDEEMDLLAAHGVKVVHNPASNMKLASGYEFKFEEMKRRGIGVGLGTDGCSSSNNLDMVVAMKLASFLGKVWRFDSTAVTAKSILHSATAVGADILRIDAGRIEEGALADLCLVDLNLPEMTPLHDFTSNLVYAANGSCIDTTIVDGKILMQNKHVPGEEEIMNKVKEIAYKLIPKN, from the coding sequence ATGAGCATACTTATAAAAGGTGTATTGCACCAGGGCAGATACACCGATATTCTTATCGAAGAAAACAGGATAGCCTCCATATCTCCCGAAATAAAAGCCGATGCATTGCAGCAAGGCGTACAGATTATCGATGGTAAAGACAAAGCGGTGATACCGGGCTTTCACAACTGCCATACCCACGCTGCTATGACTATATTCCGTGGTTACGGTGACGACTTACCGCTCATGAAGTGGTTACAGGATTACATATGGCCGGTGGAGGCCAAAATGTCTGCCGAAGATGTATATTGGGGAGCCAAACTGGCTTGTCTCGAGATGATAAAGACCGGTACTACAGCTTTTATGGATATGTATATGAACCCGCTGGCTACCGCGCGTGCAGCTGACGAGATGGGTCTCCGTGCAGTAGTATCCTATACGCTTTTTGATCAGGGAAGTCCCGAGCGTGCCCGACAGGATCGTGACAATTGCAGCAGATATCTGGAGGAATTCAAGAAATTCGGACAGCGCATCAAGTTTTCCATAGGCCCCCACGCTATATATACTGTGTGTGGAGAGCAATTACAGTTTTGCCACCAATTTGCTCAAGAGCACAATGTACTCATCCACTTGCATATGTCAGAAACCAAGGGCGAGTGGGATGAGTGTATGAAACTTCATGGAACTACACCTATCAGATATCTCAATGATTTGGGTGTACTGAGCCCCAATCTGGTTATTGCCCATGCTATTTGGGTGGACGATGAAGAGATGGACTTACTGGCTGCCCATGGAGTAAAGGTGGTGCATAACCCGGCCTCAAATATGAAACTCGCCAGTGGATATGAGTTTAAGTTTGAAGAAATGAAGCGCCGTGGGATAGGCGTAGGACTGGGTACGGACGGTTGCTCTTCGTCGAACAACCTCGACATGGTAGTGGCGATGAAGTTGGCCTCATTTCTCGGCAAGGTGTGGCGCTTCGATAGTACGGCTGTTACGGCAAAAAGCATACTGCACAGCGCTACAGCCGTAGGTGCCGACATCTTACGCATCGATGCGGGGCGTATCGAAGAAGGAGCATTGGCGGATTTGTGTCTGGTAGATCTCAATCTGCCTGAAATGACTCCGTTACATGATTTTACCTCCAACCTGGTATACGCTGCCAACGGCAGTTGCATAGACACTACTATAGTAGATGGTAAAATACTTATGCAAAACAAGCATGTACCGGGAGAAGAAGAAATAATGAATAAAGTAAAAGAAATAGCATATAAACTGATTCCTAAAAATTGA
- a CDS encoding flavodoxin family protein, whose protein sequence is MKATIIYYSHKGKTAGYAREIAMYLWSKGLDVSLASVSDYKEDKLHNTDFLLLGCWTSGWFIVHQHPHKSWVDFARTLPHPFSQKLLLFTTYKIRTGSMFRKMKKHIAPIDSNIFSLKSRSGHLTDTDKRTLDTMIRQKHINE, encoded by the coding sequence ATGAAAGCAACTATTATCTACTATAGCCATAAAGGCAAAACGGCCGGATATGCAAGGGAAATAGCCATGTACCTATGGTCAAAAGGTCTGGATGTAAGTCTTGCATCCGTATCTGATTACAAGGAGGATAAGCTACACAATACAGACTTTCTTCTTTTAGGATGTTGGACGTCAGGCTGGTTTATCGTTCATCAGCACCCTCACAAGTCTTGGGTAGATTTTGCACGAACCTTGCCTCACCCGTTTTCCCAGAAGCTACTTCTCTTTACCACCTATAAGATACGTACGGGTAGTATGTTCCGTAAAATGAAGAAGCATATTGCCCCCATAGATTCCAATATCTTTTCTCTAAAGTCACGTAGCGGGCACCTCACAGATACTGATAAAAGGACACTCGATACAATGATACGACAAAAACACATTAACGAATAA
- a CDS encoding catalase, whose protein sequence is MNGNKKLTSVSGTPVPDNQNVSTAGKRGPMLLQDVWYLEKLAHFDREVIPERRMHAKGSGAFGTFTVTNDITQYTCAKIFSEIGKKTDLFIRFSTVAGERGAADAERDIRGFAMKFYTEQGNWDLVGNNTPVFFLRDPLKFPDLNHAIKRDPRTNMRSPKNNWDFWTLLPEALHQVTITMSDRGIPYSYRHMHGFGSHAFSFINARNQRVWVKFHLHTHQGIKNLTDQEAEAIVAKDRESHQRDLYESIERGDYPRWTMKVQIMTEEQARNCPFNPFDLTKTWSQKIYPLIEVGVIELNRNPENYFADVEQAAFNPANIVPGIGFSPDRMLQGRLFSYGDAQRYRLGVNHYQIPVNRSRCPFLNIYHRDGQMRVDGNHGSTLGYEPNGYGEWKEQPEYKEPPLELDGAAYQWDFREDDDDYYSQPGALFRLMSPEQQQVLFDNTARAMGDIPKEIKVRHAKNCMKADEAYGHGVAKALGVDPAELL, encoded by the coding sequence ATGAACGGAAACAAAAAACTAACAAGTGTATCAGGCACCCCGGTACCTGATAATCAGAATGTATCCACCGCCGGCAAGCGAGGCCCCATGCTATTGCAAGATGTGTGGTATTTGGAAAAGTTGGCTCATTTCGACCGAGAGGTAATCCCTGAGAGACGTATGCATGCCAAGGGTTCAGGGGCTTTTGGAACCTTTACGGTGACCAATGATATCACACAATACACCTGCGCCAAAATCTTTTCGGAGATAGGGAAAAAGACCGATCTTTTCATTCGCTTCTCTACTGTAGCAGGAGAGCGTGGAGCAGCCGATGCGGAGCGTGACATTCGTGGTTTTGCAATGAAGTTTTACACCGAACAAGGTAATTGGGATTTGGTCGGCAATAACACGCCCGTCTTTTTCTTACGTGATCCGCTCAAATTTCCGGACTTGAATCATGCTATCAAACGTGATCCTCGCACCAATATGCGCAGTCCCAAAAACAACTGGGATTTTTGGACATTACTTCCCGAGGCGTTGCATCAGGTTACAATTACCATGAGTGATCGTGGTATACCTTATTCTTACAGACACATGCATGGTTTCGGTAGTCATGCATTTTCCTTCATCAATGCCCGGAATCAACGTGTATGGGTCAAATTTCATCTTCACACACATCAAGGTATCAAAAACCTTACAGACCAAGAAGCTGAAGCTATTGTAGCCAAAGATCGTGAGAGTCATCAGAGAGATCTCTATGAAAGTATAGAAAGAGGTGATTACCCTAGATGGACTATGAAGGTGCAGATCATGACAGAAGAGCAAGCACGTAACTGTCCGTTCAATCCTTTTGACCTCACTAAAACATGGTCTCAAAAGATTTATCCGCTGATAGAAGTGGGAGTAATCGAATTGAATCGAAATCCTGAGAATTATTTTGCTGATGTAGAGCAAGCAGCTTTCAATCCGGCTAATATAGTACCGGGGATAGGATTTTCGCCAGACCGCATGTTGCAAGGGCGTTTGTTTTCCTATGGCGATGCTCAGCGCTACAGACTGGGAGTAAACCACTATCAGATACCGGTAAATCGCAGTCGCTGCCCATTTCTCAATATTTATCATCGTGACGGTCAGATGCGTGTCGATGGCAACCACGGATCCACTCTGGGCTATGAACCAAACGGATATGGCGAGTGGAAGGAGCAACCCGAGTATAAAGAGCCGCCTCTCGAGCTAGACGGAGCAGCCTATCAATGGGATTTTCGTGAAGACGATGACGACTACTACTCACAACCCGGGGCACTCTTCCGACTGATGAGTCCTGAGCAGCAACAAGTACTTTTTGATAACACGGCACGTGCTATGGGAGACATACCCAAAGAAATAAAAGTGCGACATGCCAAAAACTGTATGAAAGCTGACGAAGCATACGGTCACGGTGTAGCAAAAGCTTTAGGTGTAGATCCTGCCGAATTGCTGTGA
- the menD gene encoding 2-succinyl-5-enolpyruvyl-6-hydroxy-3-cyclohexene-1-carboxylic-acid synthase: MYSEKKNILQLCALLKAHGIRELVLCPGSRNAPIVHSLVNDPDYTCYSVTDERSAGYFAIGRILETHKPVAVCCTSGSAVLNLHPAVSEAYYRKLPLIVVTADRPQAWIGQMDGQTLPQPHVYNSLVKMSVNLPEVTTATDEWYCNRLINEALLESNHHGYGPVQINIPISEPLFRFTEESLPKARVIRRFDSVTDEVKQMISTAHRLMIIRGQEELDFAGCQLPMDVPGHAVVLSEQIGNYTVNDKKYISNFDAVIYAYPKEQRVELAPDVLITYGGHVVSKRLKELIRKNPPAQHIHVSRDGKVTDTYACQTIALEMDVQEFAEIIKGLHGINDAYTRLWRETSDLLLSKVYHFPYSEISAIGNVINHLPASAVLHLGNSSAVRYAQIFRIPENQCVFCNRGTSGIEGSVSTMVGYAAMSDKMNVFLIGDLSFFYDMNGLWSHYLKPNMRIMMLNNGGGEIFQSLPGLTMGGTTHAFVTASHHTSARGWAEQMSFEYYEVNDEKELDIATQKLLSVRTDRPIFVEVFTEKDSDVQILKEYYHTLKITTNNIDIK, from the coding sequence ATGTATTCTGAAAAGAAAAATATATTGCAGCTCTGTGCTCTGCTCAAAGCTCACGGCATCCGTGAATTGGTGTTGTGTCCCGGAAGTCGCAATGCACCTATAGTACATTCGTTGGTCAATGATCCAGACTACACTTGCTACTCCGTAACAGACGAGAGGAGTGCCGGATACTTTGCCATAGGCCGTATATTGGAGACTCACAAGCCTGTGGCTGTATGTTGTACATCAGGCTCTGCGGTGCTGAATCTGCACCCGGCAGTATCTGAGGCTTACTACCGAAAACTACCCCTGATTGTAGTAACAGCAGACAGGCCCCAAGCTTGGATAGGGCAAATGGACGGACAGACGCTACCCCAGCCTCATGTATACAACAGCCTTGTAAAGATGTCGGTAAACCTACCGGAAGTAACCACTGCTACAGATGAATGGTACTGCAACAGACTGATCAACGAAGCTCTACTCGAAAGCAATCATCATGGCTATGGACCCGTACAGATCAATATCCCTATCTCGGAACCTCTCTTTAGATTTACGGAAGAATCACTTCCCAAAGCCAGAGTGATCAGAAGATTCGATAGTGTAACTGATGAGGTGAAACAGATGATATCAACGGCACACCGACTGATGATCATCAGAGGACAAGAAGAACTCGATTTTGCCGGATGTCAGCTCCCTATGGATGTACCTGGGCATGCAGTGGTGTTGTCAGAACAAATAGGTAACTACACCGTAAATGACAAGAAGTACATAAGCAACTTCGATGCAGTGATATATGCTTATCCCAAAGAACAAAGAGTTGAACTTGCACCCGATGTGCTGATAACTTACGGAGGACATGTGGTATCGAAAAGGCTGAAGGAATTGATACGTAAAAATCCGCCTGCACAGCACATTCATGTGTCTCGGGATGGAAAAGTAACAGACACCTACGCCTGCCAGACAATAGCTCTGGAGATGGATGTACAGGAGTTTGCTGAGATTATCAAAGGACTCCACGGCATCAATGATGCATACACACGACTGTGGCGTGAAACGTCAGACCTATTGCTGAGTAAGGTATATCATTTTCCTTACTCTGAAATATCAGCCATAGGCAATGTAATCAACCATTTACCAGCCAGTGCGGTACTACACCTCGGAAACAGCTCAGCAGTGAGATATGCACAAATATTCCGTATACCCGAAAATCAATGCGTATTTTGCAATAGAGGCACCAGTGGTATAGAGGGCTCAGTATCTACAATGGTAGGATATGCCGCTATGTCTGATAAGATGAATGTATTTCTGATTGGTGACCTCAGCTTCTTCTATGACATGAACGGGCTATGGAGCCACTACCTCAAACCCAATATGAGGATCATGATGCTCAATAACGGCGGAGGTGAGATATTCCAATCTCTGCCCGGGCTCACCATGGGGGGAACCACGCACGCTTTTGTAACGGCTTCGCATCACACATCGGCTAGAGGGTGGGCTGAGCAGATGAGTTTTGAGTATTATGAAGTAAATGATGAAAAAGAACTCGACATTGCTACTCAAAAATTATTGTCAGTCCGCACAGATAGGCCTATCTTTGTAGAAGTATTTACTGAAAAGGACTCTGACGTGCAAATACTCAAAGAGTACTACCACACACTCAAAATAACAACAAACAACATAGATATAAAATGA
- the menB gene encoding 1,4-dihydroxy-2-naphthoyl-CoA synthase — MSTERNWIVVKEYEEIIFDYYHGIGRITINRERYRNAFTPTTTGEMSDALHICREDPNINVVVITGAGDKAFCSGGDQNVKGRGGYIGKDGVPRLSVLDVQKQIRSIPKPVIAAVNGYAIGGGHVLHVVCDLSIASENAIFGQTGPRVGSFDAGFGASYLARVVGQKKAREIWFLCRQYNASEALDMGLVNKVVPLEQLEDEYVTWAEEMMLLSPLALRMIKAGLNAELDGQAGIQELAGDATLLYYLTDEAQEGKHAFLEKRKPDFKQYPKFP; from the coding sequence ATGAGCACAGAAAGAAATTGGATTGTAGTCAAGGAATACGAAGAAATAATATTCGACTACTATCACGGCATAGGACGTATTACCATAAACCGTGAGCGTTATAGAAATGCCTTTACCCCCACGACTACAGGAGAGATGAGTGATGCCTTGCATATATGCCGTGAGGATCCGAATATCAATGTTGTTGTTATCACAGGAGCAGGAGACAAAGCTTTTTGCTCGGGAGGAGACCAAAATGTAAAAGGACGTGGCGGATATATCGGTAAAGATGGTGTGCCACGCTTGAGCGTATTGGATGTGCAGAAACAAATACGATCGATACCCAAACCCGTAATAGCCGCAGTAAATGGCTATGCTATAGGCGGAGGGCATGTACTTCATGTTGTTTGTGACCTGAGCATCGCATCAGAAAATGCGATCTTCGGACAGACGGGTCCCAGAGTAGGTAGTTTTGACGCAGGCTTTGGCGCGTCTTACCTTGCCCGTGTGGTAGGACAAAAGAAGGCTCGTGAGATATGGTTTCTCTGCCGACAATACAATGCCTCAGAAGCTCTGGACATGGGGCTGGTAAACAAAGTGGTGCCACTGGAGCAACTCGAAGACGAATATGTAACATGGGCTGAAGAAATGATGCTGCTAAGCCCGCTGGCGCTAAGGATGATAAAAGCCGGGTTGAATGCTGAGCTGGATGGACAGGCAGGTATACAGGAGTTGGCAGGTGATGCGACTCTGCTCTATTACCTTACGGACGAAGCTCAAGAGGGCAAGCATGCTTTCCTTGAAAAAAGAAAACCGGACTTCAAACAATACCCTAAGTTCCCCTGA
- a CDS encoding dipeptidase translates to MHSIKEYIAQNESRFIEELFDLIRIPSVSAKSEHKDDMIRCAEHWKSHLLQVGATEAEIYSTPGNPIVYAEYIQDASLPTVLIYAHYDVMPPEPLELWKSEPFEPQIRDGHIWARGADDDKGQSMVQVKGFETALKLGLVKCNVKFLFEGEEEIGSINLEAFCEQHKEMLKSDFILVSDTSMVSAETPSLTTGLRGLAYWQVEVTGPNRDLHSGHFGGAVANPINELCKMMARVVDEKGRIQIPHFYDDVVPLSQEERDMIAQVPFSEEKYKGALEVEELFGEEGYHTLERNSCRPSFDICGIWGGYTGEGAKTVLPSKAYAKVSCRLVANQDHEVISRAFVDYIQSIAPKTVKVNVTPMHGGEAYLCPIDLPAYRAAEKACAVAFGKKPLAVRRGGSIPIIAAFEKVLGVKTVLMGFGLESNAIHSPNENMSVDIFRKGIEAVAEFYKNYPAQQ, encoded by the coding sequence ATGCATAGCATCAAAGAATATATTGCGCAAAACGAGAGCCGTTTTATTGAAGAACTTTTCGATTTGATACGTATCCCTTCCGTCAGTGCCAAGAGTGAGCATAAGGATGATATGATACGCTGTGCCGAACACTGGAAGTCACACCTGCTACAGGTGGGTGCTACCGAAGCCGAGATTTACAGTACGCCGGGCAACCCTATCGTTTATGCCGAATATATACAGGATGCTTCTCTACCTACCGTGCTGATATATGCCCACTATGATGTGATGCCACCGGAGCCGCTCGAACTATGGAAGAGTGAACCTTTCGAGCCGCAGATCCGTGACGGACACATTTGGGCACGTGGAGCTGATGATGACAAGGGACAGTCTATGGTGCAGGTCAAAGGCTTCGAAACGGCACTCAAGTTAGGACTGGTCAAGTGTAACGTGAAGTTTCTATTCGAGGGTGAGGAGGAGATAGGTTCTATTAATCTGGAAGCCTTCTGTGAGCAACATAAGGAAATGCTCAAGAGTGATTTTATTTTGGTGTCGGATACCAGTATGGTTAGTGCCGAAACTCCATCACTTACTACAGGACTTAGAGGGCTTGCATACTGGCAGGTCGAGGTCACTGGACCGAATAGGGATCTGCACTCAGGCCATTTTGGCGGAGCAGTGGCAAATCCCATCAACGAACTTTGTAAGATGATGGCTCGTGTAGTGGATGAAAAAGGACGCATACAGATACCTCATTTTTATGATGACGTAGTACCCTTGTCGCAGGAGGAGCGTGATATGATAGCTCAAGTACCTTTTTCTGAAGAGAAGTACAAGGGAGCCTTGGAGGTAGAAGAACTCTTTGGCGAGGAAGGCTACCACACGCTTGAACGCAATAGTTGCCGCCCCAGTTTCGATATTTGCGGTATATGGGGCGGATATACCGGAGAGGGTGCCAAAACAGTATTGCCCTCCAAGGCTTATGCAAAAGTATCATGTCGGTTGGTAGCCAACCAAGACCATGAGGTTATAAGCCGCGCTTTTGTAGATTATATCCAAAGCATAGCCCCCAAAACAGTGAAAGTAAATGTTACTCCCATGCATGGCGGTGAGGCCTATCTATGCCCCATTGATCTCCCAGCCTACAGGGCGGCGGAGAAAGCATGTGCCGTGGCTTTCGGAAAGAAACCGCTGGCTGTGCGCCGTGGGGGAAGTATACCTATTATAGCCGCCTTTGAGAAAGTTCTGGGCGTGAAGACCGTGCTGATGGGATTCGGTCTCGAAAGCAATGCCATACACTCACCTAACGAGAATATGTCTGTGGATATTTTCCGTAAAGGTATCGAGGCTGTGGCAGAGTTTTATAAAAATTATCCCGCACAACAATAG